The Deltaproteobacteria bacterium genomic sequence ATTCTCAGGACGTCGATGTTGCTGCCGTCGCAGCTAATCCTGATCTTGTCGGGTTAAGTCCGTTAGTTGTTTACGACCGAGTCGTGAGTGCTCTGACGGATGCAGGTATCTATGTCATTATCAATAATCACACAACTCATCCGATGTGGTGCTGTAATTTCGACCCAGATGGTCTTTGGTACACGCGGGATTACAGTGAGAACCAGTGGCTTGACGATTGGGCCATGATGGCCAAGCGCTACATAGACAACCCAATGGTGATTGCCGCAGATTTGCGCAATGAGGTTCGGATCTCGCGCTTCAACGGTATACTCCCTAGCGTTCCCAATTGGGGCAAGGGAGGTAAGGATTGGCGACTCGCGGCTGAGAAGGCTGGAGCACGTGTACTCGCCGAAAATCCGAATCTGTTGGTTGTGGTCGAGGGTCTTAATTTTCCTCGGGAACACCTACAGGGTGTAGAAAACGAGCCCATCCGGCTACCCCTACCGGATAGGCTTGTTTACGCTGCGCATAGCTATGGCTTCATCTCTCCAAGTACACTTGGTCAGAAGTATGCTGACATGGAAGAGGCGCAGCTCCATGCCACAGTGAGTCGTGAGTGGGGTTATGTGGTATCAGAAGCTCGCCACTTTACTGCTCCAGTTTGGGTTAGTGAATTTGGGGAGGCTTATAACGCCAGTAATCAGCGATGGTTCGGTTACTTTGTAAATTATCTACGTGAGCAAGATTTGGATTTTGCCTACTGGGCACTGAATCCAGGGCCCAAGGCCTCTGGTGACGAAGAGCTCTTTGGGTTACTTCATGAAGATTGGCAGGAGCCTATATCGGATTGGCGTACGGAGCAGCTCAGCACACTCATGGCTCCACGCTTAGGTCCAGGTGTCGAGCCAGGGTGGGAAGATAGACCTAAAAATCATTTCACTACTTTAGTTTTCAGTGATTTCGACTCCGTTCAATCACGCGACAGGCGTGATTGGATGCCGCAAGCATTTAAGGCACGCTGTCGCGAGGGCGAGCGAATCGTCGGCATCAGCTCCGTTCAACGC encodes the following:
- a CDS encoding glycoside hydrolase family 5 protein; translation: MRQFKMTSLVACILSGCSAGYPLSQVTSVSHRSGEQGAEQSVSSAELPLHTFGRFIVDARGVRLKLASVNWYGASDTRLVVGGLDKAPLNTIVLQIKRLGFNSVRLPFSNLMLHSQDVDVAAVAANPDLVGLSPLVVYDRVVSALTDAGIYVIINNHTTHPMWCCNFDPDGLWYTRDYSENQWLDDWAMMAKRYIDNPMVIAADLRNEVRISRFNGILPSVPNWGKGGKDWRLAAEKAGARVLAENPNLLVVVEGLNFPREHLQGVENEPIRLPLPDRLVYAAHSYGFISPSTLGQKYADMEEAQLHATVSREWGYVVSEARHFTAPVWVSEFGEAYNASNQRWFGYFVNYLREQDLDFAYWALNPGPKASGDEELFGLLHEDWQEPISDWRTEQLSTLMAPRLGPGVEPGWEDRPKNHFTTLVFSDFDSVQSRDRRDWMPQAFKARCREGERIVGISSVQRGGPRANHGVLCSDYGLGLSVSDVAVVPPSDSGRIECEDNHYLAGLAQTRVKGRYRLAGGLCATSGSSLGRSCRKVLFEKLDQRLSQIPGDWDPAALKGQCDLGEYIAGVGMQKGVVTTLTCCQ